The following nucleotide sequence is from Cucumis melo cultivar AY chromosome 1, USDA_Cmelo_AY_1.0, whole genome shotgun sequence.
aaaaaacaatgttttattttatccctcattactccaatatttgaagtaatgatctcataaaataagtagATAGCATTCtatcaattagactatattaAAGGAAATTTTCTCACCTTAAGAAAatgagaaattagtacaatttctcaaaattcgTCATAGAGATAGCCTTCTAataaagaatttttttaaaaaacattaattaaaaccaTTTTTTCTTGGGACTGAATCTTGGACTTCCAAAGATGTGATCCTTCACTtcaagaattctagaaaatcggacttccaaatttcctagattctGTCGTAAGAttatttataacaaaaaaatgcttcttcaaatggctaaaaattcaaaatggttaattttttttaaattgaaaataatacTAACTTTAACATTCATATCAAAATGACAGAGAGCCTTTAATAAccaaaaccaaattaaaaatcTACCATATTTGGTATTTCTCCACCTACCTTAGTTAGACTAACTAATTGACTTAATTACTCTAACCAAACAACCCACAAAACCTTAAAAGtaataaataacattttttttttttacaaaagttggttaatcacaaaattataaaatagccaaattaaggtaaaaaaaaaacaatttaataattacattaattttaaataaggccggacaaaattaggtggctacaatGTTAAATCAAATTAGGGGCATATCGATATCAATTGGTTAACTTCAACTCAAATCGACCCCATAAACCAACTTATCAAGAATAGTGGTAATTGGTTCTTGACGGTTTTGTAACGTTGAtagaagaaaatcaattttGAGAAGATGTGCATAATGTCAATTGGGTAATCGAGTTGGTAGGTTTTAGTTGGGTTGGGTAAGTTTTTTCTTATTGTCTATTTTTGTTTATCCCTACCTTAAAAGGACATTTCACATCACTATTTAGTTAATGAATTTAAGTTATTCAATTCTCTCAAGTATAacttaaaattagttaaaaagaaaaggaaaaatattacCTTTATGCCTAGCTTATTCAATCTTTCCCTAAATTGAACGTTTCCCACTCGAGGGCCTGCAAAGGAGAAAACGGAAACATGTGCACTGCTACCATCTGATGTCTTGTTCAACCCCATTTCTGCAATATCATAAGCACTTATCATAGCCAAAGCGCTACCAAGACTATGACCAGTGATTGTGATGCTCACTTCTTCCCCATTGAACTTCTCCATCAATCGTTTCATCTCTGCCAATATTTGTTCTCTAGCAGAGAATTTACAAAATTCACACTCATCTTCCTTGTCAGTATACAAATCCAAAAACCCAGATTCCACCATCACTCCTGGATTAGGGCATTTAATTTTTCTGGACGAAACCGGAACTAAATAATCTGTCAAATCTTCCACCCACTCCAACTTTGTCACCGTTCCTCTCCACGCAACAACAATGTCACGTCTTCCTAAACGCTTTGACGTCTCATCGTCAGAAACAGCTACATACCTAAACTCgcaaaaaacaaagaaagagacACGCGagtaattataaattaaatataccgagtttgaaaatttaaaaggtgaatagtttttcatttttccttttatgaaCACACATACCCTATCCAATTGGCATGCTTGCTCCAAAGCTTTGGGAAACGAGGTTTGATGAATGAATTAGGCATTTGGATATTGCCGGTGGCATAAAGGAAGCGAGTCACTTGGTAGCCTTCGTTTTCCTTTCCTaggctttggaagaagctttcCAATGGGTATCTTGAGGTACCACAGTACTTAGAATATGGATCATACACAAATGCATCATAGCATAGTTGAGCCATTTCCCCATACCTACAAAACTCGATTTATACAAGACTATTTAGGAAGATTTTATCAAGTTAAAAGAagattatttatgaaaatctaTTTAGATAGTAATTACAATTGGCAACACTTTTAAGATTAATGACTAAgcatatagcaacattttaagaaaaaatgtaCAAGATATATCAACGATACATACATGTTAGGGATTAGTCTATCACTTGCATAATATATTTTGAGAGATagattatttaaattttgttatatttacaatatctTTGCATTGTATTATATCTACTAATATTTTAGGCTTGATTGTTATATATGTTTGCAGTTGCTCCTTTATTAAACAGACTAAATTCTAactttattaaaattatagaattgaattctaatttttcttcaaaaactATAGGGAAAAATTTATAATGTCACTAACAGTGTGTTTGGGGAGGGAAAAAGTTAtggggaaaaggattataataatccataatcctagtgttatgataatatgtgtttggggaaggaATTATgttagtagtgttataataatatgtgttttggggaagggttatgattgtagtaatttaaaaaataataataaaatttggaTTGGGTTATTTGGGTAGAGTAATGCAGGgttgtaaaaaagtaaaatatagagttatttagggattaggataaccATAATCCTCATTTATCATATTCCTTGGTCAAACACAATTTCCTAATCCTTTACCCCTAAAACTCCACCCCAAATGTTTAAGGTTGAATTTTCATATTTGGccgaattaaaaaaaaaaaatatatgtttggCTCACAATATAAATTATGTTTTGGGAAactatttttagatttttagaTTAATTTTGTAATCTAAACAATGCAATTATTTTCAAACAAtacttttgtatttttattatatccgaaatttgaaatttaaattttaaaataatgcaagattatattaaataaagataaaagTGTTTTAAAATAAAGTATAGTATTTAAACTtgctttttcttattttaaattaaaatatgcaTTGTAATTTATTAGAAATTACATAATGTTACAGAATAATAATTATACAAAACTTTTTAACATAAACCATGctcataaattaaattaattaatagtagTCTATAATCAACCTAATAGATAGTATATACCTATTATTAGTTTTATGAATAGTAAATATAGTAtcatacatatttaaaatatagttttttaaagaggtcttttaaaaaatataacaaaacgacaaaatatttacattgtatagaacaatttaaaaaaatggaaaaagcccacatGCCTACcgtgaaaaataccaaaaatgtctcgtcaaccacgtcgtcaacaatgcgcgtacaatatatttggtacacgatcgtttagatttgattattgtttgatacatGGTTTATATTTTggtagtttagatttggctacaatttattttttcaattctatcgtttaattttgttacatgattgtttatatttggaccaaaatctaaacgttttggtccaaatctaaacgttttcttttttcaaaatttggtacacaatcgtttagatttgcgtaaacgatttttttaaaatttttttggtGCACGATCGCTtggatttgtctacacgatcatttattattttacacgatcgtttatatttgactactccaatctaaatgattttttcaagattctttatacatgatattttaaattttgctatttttttgtacacggtcgtttagatttggttactcaaatgtaaatgacgtaaaaaaataagaggaaaaaaagattctttatacacgatcttttagattttgctattttttgtacacgatcgtttagatttgtttacccaaatttaaatgatgaaaaaaaaaatatggaagacatggaaagaaatcacaatgaaaaagaatgaggaagacgatgaaagaaattgcagcggaaaagaaagatagaatggcaaatttggaatatttaaaaaatggttaacttcgTGGATTTTGTTACACCGACGATAAATAATTggtgttttattacatttacgaaaattctcattttttttttaattataattcaaTTTATGAATTTGGGTGTTAAACACATAAATAGAAATATGAAATATAACTTTACTTTCACTTAATCCAATCGTaggttttcaaaatttgtattTATAGATTCTTACCATATAAAAATCTTTCTTATTAATTTTAGACCTTCAACCTAACTCTCGATGTTATCATCTATCCAATaataatattctttttaaatcaCCAAATGCATTCGACATCAAAAAGAAAATTCTGTCAAATTATTCCACATTTCGTCCATTAAGGAGAAAAATAGAATTAAGGAATAATAAAGAGTACTAATTGTGCCAACCACGAGAGAGTTGGGTCACATATatctttaaactttcaaaaagtttataatatgtttttaaattttttaaaattagttttagaaaaataaccTTGTAGAATATTGTTAGTTTTGTTTGGAAACGGTTGGTGTTTTGTGTAAAATATACATCTGAAgtttcaaaaatacatttataGCATTCAAtggttttttttctaaaaaaagataCGATGTCTTTTTCATGCATCATTTTCAATTATAAAGAAAACAAGTACTAAAAAGATTTCGAAAAAAACATTTACGTGACAGCTTGTGATTGAACatttgaatagaatataatgcATAACAATAATTATAACTCAAGATGCacctatatattattttttaaaagagacTTTAAGTCTATTTTATAATTGTTTTGAGAAGAGGAAGCTAAGCGCATAATTGAAACCATCTATATGCCAACAAATTCGTCTACTTTTACAAACTACACTTTCATCTTTGTTTTAGTGAGAAAATTGAATTGAAGGGTtagttttgaaataattttaagACTTGAGAGTATAAACGTAACTTAAAAAATGATAGAGAAAGAATTAAAACTTTGATCACGTTCCCTCCATTTAAAATGTAATAAATCAATTGTAGTATAAAAAGTGAGTCCAATTGAATCGGTGTGTTTATGCATCCTAAGTGACACATATAGAACCTACTTCTAcatctttaataaataaaaacgCAAAATTGTTGACAAATTCTAATTTCTCAATCCAATTGTGTGTGAGAATTACGTCATATCATTATCGCTACGACTATCATTAATGTTGTTGTTCcagataaaaaaattatgaattttgaCACATTTACTATTGTCAATATTGTTACAATATGCATGACTCTTAAAGCTCGAGGTAAAGGTTGAATAGTAGTGTAAGTTTGACAAAATTCCTAATTTTAAGTAAACAAGACATTAATGTTAATTTTTGGAAACCTAAATAATTGAATTACCTTTTTACGATTATTATTAGTGTACCTTattttccatttcttcttcctGCTTTTATCTCAACATGTGATAGTGCAATGCCAATTTGGgaggaagagggaaaggaaggGGGAGGCAATGTAACACATTTAATTAATAACCTTTTTTTAGCACTCATACTtccaaaagaataaataaaataaaataacactCAAATCCACCTAAACCTTACTTGATAACTTTTTTAGCTTCTTTTTGttcaaaagataaattaaattattttttccaaGATAGAAAGAATGATAACCAACTTATGGATATCTAATgttgaatatatattttttaaattatggaTATCTAATGTTGATATCTATAATAACGTTAGCCATAGATACTAATAAATGTCTCTTTAAAGGCAgaaaattttgttattcttgtaaatattttcaatagttttatcatttaaaatcatttttcaattttaaaaacatcacTTTGTTTCAGTTGTCTACTATCTCAAAGTGTCTATTTTAAACGCAAAAACCAGTAATTTGATTTTACAAACTTGTTTGTTCAATTAAACTTAGAATAAATAAGAAATTACAAAGGAAAAATACatatttcaaaaaccaaaatctaaAAACTAAAGACTAATTATGTTCGTTAAccgatttattttttatttttttaaataaacttataaaattttactttcATTAGTTACTTTTACTTTTGTTATCGTATTtctaccaaaattttcaaaaatcaaatcaaaattttaaaaaatagaaaaaatatatataggtTTCCAAAACTTCAAATAATTCTAATGTTTTCcacaataaaatatataaaccaAATATAATACTAAACAGAAAACAAacacaaatttcaaaaacacataaaactaaaaacaaactGTTTCTCAAGCAAAGACTAGGGTTCAACCTTTATTGAGTCATTCCAGCCATATCGTACCTAATTAATTCTGATCGAAGAATAGGGTTCATTGGGTCAAGTAAGTCGGCCCAATCGCCACTTCCATGGATCTCCCTCCACTTCTTGGCCAACTCGGTCTCATTCTCTGTCTCACCGAACTGAGTCGATACTTCCGAGTCATCATCGGATATGGCTGACAATACATTTCTAGTTCTTGTAGATATTGGCAAAGATGGTtgatgaagaagaagttgagtTCTCCATTTCCAAGAACAATGAGAATCTGAAGAAGGACTAATGGAGAAAAGGGTTTGGTTTAGAGGAAGCTGAGACTTAgttgaaaatggaaaaacaaTGGTAGAAGATAATAATGGAACAGCCATTGATGATAACATAATGTGTGGGTGTGTGTAGACTAAAGGATGGTGGcttatttataaaagaaaaagagtaataatcaattatattgttatttattattaccTCTACTACTTCTTTTCATGGCACGTTTATCACACTTTATATTGAAGATGATAATGAAGTTCAATATGGACCTTGACTTTATACTTTATTCTTTTTAACCGTTCacatttttagtcatttttttagtataattaTCAAGATGAAAGTTTAAACCTTCGACTTCTATAGAGATCAGAGTACACATGTCAATACCATTATACTAAACATATTTTAACTTCTAGTCGTTACATAAtctagtttgaaaaaaataaaaatttatattatgtaGGGTTAAATGGgtattttagagaaatgaatttataaattattatttatctagGAAGGGAAATGTAAAGGAAGAGTTGTGTGTGTTGGTGATGTAttaaagaatttcttttttgttttaaggGCAAAGAAATAAGTAGGTGCATGCAGGGTTAGGTTGTATAGTTGGATAACAAAATTTTGGTTAAGTTATTTACAAATAGAGCAATTTCTGCTAAAATATTCACATTACTAAGAGAAAAGATATAAATAAATTGCTTTGTGGGGGTTTCCTTGGTTGAATGAGCTTTAAATTATACAAAGACCTAAGTCAAAGAAAGAAACATCCACTTTAGAtgtaaattcaaaatacataaaCATTCACTTTTATATGTTATAAACATATTAGCTTGTATTCGATTTTGGCTATATTGCTactgattttagaaaaataattaaaataaaaaaaaaaatatgtagggATCAAAAAGCATTTACCCCTCCCATCTTTATCTATGAAACAATTAGATGCAATCTTGTTAAAGGTGAAACATGTACTAAAGTGGAGAATATCTAAAGACAAGGCTAAACCTGGGTTAGGTATGATTGGGATGGTGCACAATACCTAACACCTTGGAAAATAATATCAGCCAACATaacaatttaaatataaagctaaAATATTCAATTCACGTGTATTGACCTCAAACATAGAGAAAAGACATAAGCAATAAGATTCATTGTTCTTTTATCATAAACGCCAACAATGAAGCAGAGAACAGTAGGAAATATGACAAATACGAATTTTTAACTAAGTTTAGTGTACATTCACTTAACCTTTCTTTGATAGATAAATTATCGTGTATTACATCAAACAAACAAGTAAATTATTTAAGTTCCCTCTAAATCAGTTAGAAATTTGTTTCTTCGACATTCAAGCTCCCTGAACTTAACCTTTCTTTAATCTTGAAGTTAGGCTGCCATAAACTTTGTAATTTTATACTCGAATAAtgtcaaaaacaaaaatcagagccaataacaaaaaaacaccagaaaaaaaaaaattgattcgtCTCTTTGTTTTTTAACTCATATCAACTTCATAAACAGACACACACACACATCGGATGATAACCCTAGTGGACGGTGAAGTCAATACAGTCAAAGACAGAAGACGACGTCCGGTCACAACCACTAAACGGCACGACGTTCAGTAGACATTTGGCAAGAAATTTGGTTGGCAAGACAACGCTCGGCGACGGAGTGACGTTTGGAAGACGGAGTTCGAAAGACGGAGCGACAAGCGACGAATTCACATCAGACGACACACGcgaagaaattgaagaaaaaattagGGGAGGCGTGCGCATTGATcaatttagggtttaattttatgaaatatttaatattttatttattttaattacttaataattcttgacgcttttaaaacgtcaagaaatttggaaaataactccacatttttgtaaaaattcttgacatttaaaaacgtcaagaaaagtacatattactttacattttaaaaagtgtcaagaattGAATATATAATCCTTGAcgcttaaagaaaaaaatacatattacttgacgtttaaaaaatgtcaagaaatctAAAAATTAGCCTtccataaaaattcttgacattttctcttccaaattactcctttcttgatggtttttctAAAGAAAACGTCAAGAAATTAAAACTACAACTACTAAGAAAGTTCTTTCTTTCTAGTATTAGattatatactatatattttaacATTTCTCTCGCATATATTATAGCATGTGTTGTtgtttattagttttatttctTCCATAATAAATTTGATAATAAtaatcagaaaaaaaaaaagtctttcttttccCAAAAGACATTCCAAACACACAATGACACAAGTGGTGATTTGGTAGAAACTTATAGAGAATCAATTAAGCTTGCTAAGAGAGTAAGAATTTATAATTTCCTCTTctaaatttactttttttaaaaaaaaaatgttaataaCTTTCCACTTTTTAATTTTCTCATACCTAATCTTTTCTCACACACAAGCTTTTATGATCACCAAATATAATATCCACTTGTCACAAAATGGTACCACTGCAAAAATGTAGTAATGTAAAGCGACTAAATTGAACCTTTTGAAATACACttaaacatttgaaaaaaaCCCCATCTATACGAGTATTTTATcgatatataaatatatatatatttcaatcaTTATCGGAGAACAATCCTATTTCCTTGAGATGATAGTGTGTATCTTCAGGGTGGCCATCAATATCTGATCTATCAGCAAACACCCAACGACCATCAACATAAATCATGCCTTTATTCTCATCTTGTCTCCACATTGGTGGAACCATATACTTATCTTCTAAGAAATCACATGATTTGTTCACCAACGCTGGATCTCTCCCAATTGCAAGCTCAAATTTCATACCCTTTCCTTGATATCTGCATTTGAATtacaatttaaacttaaaattgTAAAGTATATGGAGATCACAACAAAAAAACTCGTTTGAAATAACGATTGCTTGAAAAAGTTATATCAAACAAGTCTTAAATCTATATTGTTTTAGTTTAAgagtaggttttttttttctttttgtttaccCGTCGAGGAGATGTAAATGTGCCTCCAAATTATGTGAACAACCGGCATCAGTGGAACGTCTTAGATATGGTGATTCCAAGTGATCTAATTCTAGCTCAACACCAACATGTATGTAACTCCATGGAAGCCATTCTGTTATCTTCAATAGCCATGGCGGTAGGTTCTCATTGAAGAAAATTCCGGGAGATTTTGGTACTATATCATGAACATTCACTATTCTCAAAAcctgttttttttaaaaaaatatatatatatatatataaatttattcaAGTTTTAGAACTCATTAGATATATAAAGTGAGCTTAGATCAGCCGTAATTAACATTATATTAAAAAGAACTCAtctaaatataataaacatttaaaaaattaattaagttcCCAAGCCTCTCTATATACGTATAGTTgttatttaaaaatgaaaaaagagggAGAACCCAATCTATATTGCCTTAAAAAGGGAATTTGACAAGGGTGATATGTTAGGGTTAAAAAGTAAATTATGTGTTATATATCAATTGGTCATCATCAACTCAAATTGACACAAAAAAATCAACTAACTATGTGTTTAGGTCGATAAGTGttaatttggttttgtttttagaGGGTAATTAATTTTAGAACTAATTCAATGGAGGATTTGGACTACAAATCTTTTAATCCTCAACGTACATCAATGCCAACATCGACAAATTAATTTAGTATAGGCCTAGAGGGCTTGACCCTCCTTAACTTTAGGTTCGGTTAACCTAGTGGTAAAACTATCATTCAATTTCCTCTAAACCTAGGTTTAAGatccattattttcattttaattatttctaGATCTACACGAATGTCAATTGAGCTAACTAGACTCTTATGGAAGGAGGGTGTGTATAATGTCAGTCAGTTTCGGTTTTGTATGTTTTTTTAGGTTTCCTCATTCATTCTTACTTTAAAGGATGTTCGACATCgctatttaattaatttgatttaagtgttacttaattatttttaaagtataacttagaagaaaaattaaaaaaaaaaaaaaaagagaaaaagaaata
It contains:
- the LOC103492871 gene encoding phospholipase A1-Igamma2, chloroplastic; its protein translation is MLSSMAVPLLSSTIVFPFSTKSQLPLNQTLFSISPSSDSHCSWKWRTQLLLHQPSLPISTRTRNVLSAISDDDSEVSTQFGETENETELAKKWREIHGSGDWADLLDPMNPILRSELIRYGEMAQLCYDAFVYDPYSKYCGTSRYPLESFFQSLGKENEGYQVTRFLYATGNIQMPNSFIKPRFPKLWSKHANWIGYVAVSDDETSKRLGRRDIVVAWRGTVTKLEWVEDLTDYLVPVSSRKIKCPNPGVMVESGFLDLYTDKEDECEFCKFSAREQILAEMKRLMEKFNGEEVSITITGHSLGSALAMISAYDIAEMGLNKTSDGSSAHVSVFSFAGPRVGNVQFRERLNKLGIKVLRVVNIHDIVPKSPGFIFNESLPSWVLKMIERLPMTYVHVGVLLKLDHLDSPYLRRSTDPGCSHNLEAYLHLLDGYQGKGMKFERAIGRDPALVNKSCDFLEDKYVVPPKWRQDENKGMVYVDGRWVFADRSDIDSHPEDTHYHLKKVGLFSDNY